Proteins encoded in a region of the Nostoc sp. UHCC 0926 genome:
- a CDS encoding DUF5335 family protein produces the protein MVSKIDINKSVPRERWGEFFDQFSSGNRGRHISIEIIDSELGDAELIQNAPLMAMVYDRPGKGDDLVIEVGRDEVTYAHTIDSPTEVLTGQNSTGVILAVRISDAAGTKTLIQLQAS, from the coding sequence ATGGTGAGTAAAATTGACATCAACAAATCTGTACCACGTGAGCGATGGGGTGAGTTTTTCGATCAGTTTTCAAGTGGTAATCGTGGACGGCATATTTCAATCGAAATCATCGATTCAGAACTCGGTGATGCAGAACTGATTCAGAACGCACCTTTAATGGCAATGGTTTACGATCGCCCCGGCAAGGGAGATGATTTGGTAATTGAAGTGGGTCGAGATGAAGTGACCTACGCTCACACCATCGATTCACCAACTGAAGTTTTAACTGGACAGAACTCAACCGGTGTCATACTAGCGGTTCGGATTAGTGACGCTGCCGGGACAAAAACGTTGATCCAGCTACAAGCTAGTTGA
- a CDS encoding DnaJ C-terminal domain-containing protein gives MPTPTDFKDYYAILGVSKTATPEEIKRVYRKLARKYHPDLNAGDKDAETKFKELNEANEVLSDPEKRQKYDRFGQHWNHPSYTEAPPPSSTNVATGDFDQYGDFDSFINDLLGRATRKTSTGGFDDFSGGFRSQAPAPDTEAAIALTFSEAFHGVQKRLQLDEETINVRIPAGAKPGSRIRLKGKGRPSPFSQQRGDLYLTIEVLTHSFFRFEGDDLVCDIPIRPDEAVLGAEISVPTPDGSVMMKVPKGVRSGQSLRLRGKGWTLPKGGRGDLFAKLQIVTPQDLSAIEQEYYEKIQANTSFNPRTQLEEIKL, from the coding sequence ATGCCAACTCCAACGGACTTTAAAGACTACTATGCCATTTTGGGAGTGAGCAAAACCGCAACCCCTGAAGAAATCAAACGGGTTTATCGCAAGCTTGCCCGCAAATATCATCCTGACCTCAATGCTGGAGACAAAGACGCAGAAACAAAGTTCAAAGAACTAAACGAAGCAAATGAAGTACTATCTGATCCAGAGAAACGGCAGAAGTACGATCGCTTTGGTCAGCACTGGAATCACCCTAGTTACACTGAAGCACCGCCACCTAGTTCCACTAATGTTGCGACAGGCGACTTCGATCAGTACGGCGATTTTGATTCGTTTATCAACGATCTGCTGGGTCGAGCGACACGTAAAACGTCCACTGGTGGCTTTGATGATTTTAGTGGGGGATTTCGTTCTCAAGCTCCTGCACCGGATACCGAAGCTGCGATCGCCCTGACATTTTCTGAAGCATTTCACGGTGTCCAAAAGCGTTTACAACTCGATGAGGAAACGATCAACGTCCGCATTCCCGCAGGTGCAAAACCAGGTAGTCGAATTCGGCTCAAGGGTAAAGGTCGTCCTAGTCCGTTCTCTCAACAGCGCGGCGATTTATATTTAACTATCGAGGTGTTAACTCATTCCTTCTTTCGATTTGAGGGCGATGATTTGGTTTGTGACATTCCAATTCGCCCCGATGAAGCGGTTTTAGGGGCAGAAATCAGCGTACCAACCCCCGATGGTAGCGTGATGATGAAAGTTCCTAAAGGGGTGCGATCGGGGCAATCGCTCAGACTGCGCGGCAAAGGCTGGACGTTGCCAAAAGGGGGACGAGGTGACTTATTTGCCAAACTTCAGATTGTCACGCCGCAAGACCTGAGTGCGATCGAGCAAGAATACTACGAAAAAATCCAGGCAAACACTAGCTTTAACCCACGCACCCAATTAGAGGAGATAAAATTATGA
- a CDS encoding oleate hydratase — translation MVKESNAYLLGGGIGSLAAAAFMIRDGGLPGGNIFILEAKPLLGGSMDGAGNPTDGYSLRGGRMLTTDNYECTWDLFKSIPSLSSSGKTVFDETMEFNEQHKSNSMARLVDRRRAKVPVSSMGFSMQNRQELLKLTQAGEAELGASCITDWLSPEFFETEFWYMWVTTFAFQPWHSAVEFKRYLHRFMLEFSRIETLAGVKRTIYNQYDSLILPLQSWLAAQNVHFLVDCKVTDLERTTAEGKLVVTGIHYQQSGESKTIAVKDGDLVFLQNGSMTDASSLGSMTSAPKKLTKQDCTSWTLWEKLAAESPDFGNPAAFNSSIAESLWESFTVTLKNPAFFDKIAKFSGNQAGTGGLITFKDSNWLMSIVLAYQPHFINQPADVQVFWGYALFGDRVGDFVPKPMSECNGEEILRELCGHLRFDLDTVESANCIPCRMPYITSMFMPRLRSDRPLPIPRSSKNLAFISQFVEILDDVVFTVEYSVRAAQMAVYEFLGIDRQIPPISPHDKSLQVEFKALVKAFR, via the coding sequence ATGGTTAAGGAATCTAATGCTTATCTGTTAGGTGGTGGTATCGGCTCTTTGGCCGCCGCCGCCTTCATGATTCGCGACGGCGGACTCCCTGGCGGAAATATTTTTATCCTAGAAGCAAAGCCCCTTCTGGGCGGAAGTATGGATGGAGCCGGGAACCCTACAGATGGCTATTCCCTGCGCGGGGGAAGGATGTTAACGACCGACAATTACGAATGCACTTGGGATCTTTTCAAGTCGATTCCCTCCCTAAGTTCGTCCGGTAAAACGGTATTTGACGAAACGATGGAGTTCAATGAGCAGCACAAGTCAAATTCTATGGCGCGTCTGGTTGACAGGCGACGGGCGAAAGTGCCGGTAAGTTCGATGGGCTTTTCCATGCAAAATCGTCAAGAGTTACTGAAGCTTACCCAAGCTGGTGAAGCTGAGTTGGGTGCTAGTTGTATCACAGATTGGCTTTCCCCTGAATTCTTCGAGACTGAATTTTGGTATATGTGGGTTACTACGTTCGCCTTCCAGCCGTGGCACAGTGCTGTTGAATTCAAGCGTTACTTGCATCGTTTTATGCTCGAATTCTCTCGAATTGAAACCCTCGCAGGGGTTAAGCGCACCATCTACAATCAGTACGATTCATTGATTCTTCCCTTACAGAGTTGGCTTGCTGCCCAAAATGTCCATTTCCTCGTCGATTGCAAGGTGACGGATCTGGAGCGCACCACCGCAGAAGGTAAGTTAGTAGTAACAGGCATTCATTATCAGCAGAGTGGTGAAAGCAAAACCATCGCCGTTAAAGACGGCGACCTGGTTTTTCTCCAGAACGGATCGATGACCGATGCCTCAAGTTTGGGGTCGATGACAAGTGCGCCCAAGAAGCTGACTAAACAGGACTGCACCAGTTGGACTTTGTGGGAAAAGCTGGCAGCAGAAAGCCCAGATTTTGGTAATCCTGCTGCTTTCAATAGCAGCATTGCCGAGTCTCTCTGGGAGTCTTTCACGGTGACACTAAAAAACCCCGCATTCTTCGATAAAATCGCCAAATTTAGCGGCAATCAAGCGGGGACTGGCGGGCTGATCACGTTTAAAGACTCAAATTGGCTGATGTCCATTGTCCTCGCCTATCAACCTCATTTTATAAATCAGCCTGCTGATGTACAAGTCTTCTGGGGATATGCTCTTTTCGGCGATCGCGTCGGTGATTTCGTGCCAAAGCCAATGAGCGAGTGCAACGGTGAAGAAATTCTCCGAGAACTCTGCGGTCATTTACGATTCGATTTGGACACTGTAGAATCGGCAAACTGTATTCCTTGCAGAATGCCGTATATCACAAGTATGTTTATGCCTCGTTTACGCAGCGATCGACCATTGCCGATCCCTCGTAGCTCAAAGAACCTTGCTTTCATCAGCCAGTTTGTTGAAATTCTTGATGATGTCGTCTTCACAGTTGAGTATTCGGTGCGAGCTGCTCAGATGGCAGTATACGAATTCCTCGGTATTGATCGCCAGATCCCACCTATTTCGCCTCATGACAAGTCACTGCAAGTCGAGTTTAAGGCTTTAGTCAAAGCGTTTAGGTAA
- a CDS encoding ZIP family metal transporter: MQEFLFALTLSALPVVSNFMGAMIAEALPSSKQTLGLALHAAAGVLLAIASTELIPRVAIAKPVWAAILALFSGGAFFVWINQLLNLSKNRLRGVDHNSVSWVIFLSIAIDLFGDGLMIGTSLTIAAHLGVVLASGRVVAHIPEGFVTNAEFKSQNMPRTQRFWLLAAFLIPVWLGATLGYWGLRGQTDLPKLIVLAFTTGTLMVAIVEEILPEAHQTQDTNLSTLTFIGSFALSMLFSSYLE; the protein is encoded by the coding sequence ATGCAGGAATTTCTATTTGCTCTAACACTATCAGCTTTGCCCGTTGTCAGCAACTTCATGGGAGCAATGATTGCTGAAGCCTTACCGTCATCAAAACAAACATTAGGACTTGCACTACACGCTGCTGCTGGCGTACTGCTAGCGATAGCATCTACCGAACTGATACCGAGAGTTGCGATAGCTAAACCTGTTTGGGCTGCTATTTTAGCGTTGTTTTCAGGTGGAGCTTTTTTTGTCTGGATTAATCAGCTTCTCAATTTAAGCAAAAATCGACTGCGTGGCGTTGATCATAATAGTGTTAGTTGGGTGATCTTTCTGAGCATTGCTATCGACTTATTTGGTGATGGCTTAATGATTGGCACTAGTTTGACGATCGCAGCTCATCTAGGCGTAGTTCTGGCATCGGGGAGAGTTGTGGCTCACATTCCCGAAGGATTTGTCACCAACGCAGAGTTTAAGAGTCAAAATATGCCGCGAACACAGCGATTTTGGTTACTTGCGGCATTTCTGATTCCTGTTTGGCTGGGTGCGACGCTGGGTTATTGGGGGTTGCGCGGACAAACTGATCTTCCCAAGTTAATTGTACTTGCATTTACAACAGGTACTTTGATGGTGGCGATCGTTGAAGAAATTCTTCCTGAAGCCCATCAAACTCAAGATACAAACTTATCTACCTTGACGTTTATCGGGAGTTTTGCACTTTCAATGCTGTTCTCGTCTTATCTTGAATAA
- a CDS encoding potassium channel family protein — MSYLNQRSKPALDQERNEVLQQLEDWLETPMLVLGFAWLGLFIVELVWGLNPLLEAIAAIIWIAFIVDFGIKFILAPRRISYLRHNWLTAFSLFIPALRIFRILRFMQSLQSVHAVRGLQLLRVMTRTNKGMRVLGASIGRRGFGYVMGLTIIVTLIGAAGIYAFERELPDGTIADYGTALWWTAMVMTTIGSDYFPKTAEGRVLCFFLALYAFAISGYVTATLATFFVGQDAENDQAELAGTKSIQALQAEITALRTEIQALARRDLDQ; from the coding sequence ATGAGCTATCTGAACCAACGGTCAAAGCCCGCGTTAGATCAAGAGCGCAATGAGGTTCTACAACAGTTGGAAGATTGGCTAGAAACGCCGATGTTGGTGCTGGGCTTTGCTTGGTTGGGACTTTTTATCGTTGAGCTAGTTTGGGGACTGAATCCTCTACTAGAAGCGATCGCCGCTATCATTTGGATCGCCTTTATCGTGGATTTTGGTATCAAATTTATCCTCGCCCCTCGCAGAATTTCTTACCTTCGACATAACTGGTTGACTGCTTTTTCACTGTTTATTCCAGCGCTGCGAATCTTTCGCATTCTGCGATTTATGCAGTCTTTGCAATCAGTTCATGCAGTTCGAGGGTTACAGTTGTTGCGAGTGATGACACGAACCAACAAAGGAATGCGAGTCCTGGGAGCCAGTATTGGGCGGCGAGGGTTTGGCTATGTGATGGGATTAACCATAATTGTCACTCTAATTGGAGCGGCTGGAATTTATGCGTTTGAGCGCGAACTTCCTGATGGCACGATCGCCGATTATGGTACTGCGCTGTGGTGGACGGCAATGGTGATGACTACGATCGGGTCTGATTACTTTCCAAAAACGGCAGAAGGGCGGGTACTATGTTTTTTCCTGGCACTGTATGCCTTTGCGATCAGTGGTTATGTGACGGCAACCCTGGCAACATTCTTTGTTGGTCAGGATGCCGAGAATGATCAAGCAGAACTGGCGGGTACAAAATCAATTCAAGCCCTGCAAGCAGAAATTACTGCACTGCGGACTGAGATTCAAGCCTTAGCACGACGAGATTTAGACCAATAA
- a CDS encoding chaperone modulator CbpM, with protein MTFSLSKTVVSLEGEQLYSFEYAALITKTSITLVKFYVELGVIEPIGDLLHSREIARIAQIQRLRRDLGLNLVGAAMVLDMTTEIAQLRAQLKVYQSHSSNSL; from the coding sequence ATGACCTTCAGCCTTTCAAAAACCGTGGTTTCACTCGAAGGTGAGCAACTTTACAGCTTTGAATATGCTGCGTTGATCACTAAGACTTCGATTACGCTGGTAAAGTTTTACGTTGAGTTAGGCGTAATCGAACCCATCGGTGATTTGCTACATTCCCGCGAGATTGCGCGAATTGCTCAGATTCAACGCTTGCGTCGAGATTTGGGGCTGAACTTAGTCGGAGCGGCAATGGTGCTAGATATGACGACTGAAATCGCTCAATTACGGGCACAGCTAAAGGTGTATCAGTCTCATTCATCGAACTCATTATGA
- a CDS encoding ferrochelatase encodes MIINHQSQRTQPVATHNGDSAEPTLPNRVAVLLAGYGEVQSYRALSVYNQAATKYIASQFVPIPEWLYPLAGWFLALQDLYNFGVKHDHFISPENEIFEKQRLGIEEQLQHQWGNRVQVFKGFYFCQPFVQEVVADIIEQGFKNLLIYPMLVVDSAFTGKIAVEQVNEVIAATASVNEPQYSTFKAIRYIPAFATETAYIDLMVRRIKETLNQLFVGRFFESQIGIVLTVHGGPEKAKGLLTGVIDGQALYDGVEAQLQHQYPLISIGWVNHDTPFINWSQPNLKQAAKSLIAAGAQTILFKPLGWVTENYETILDVEDAIQSLQRQYPTVTYTRLDCVNDDPDFLKIAAEWANPHIEAMLSVPQHHEHVQTKRLDFD; translated from the coding sequence ATGATTATTAATCATCAATCTCAAAGGACGCAGCCCGTCGCAACCCACAACGGCGATTCGGCAGAGCCGACGCTGCCGAATCGCGTTGCAGTTTTGCTTGCAGGGTATGGTGAAGTGCAATCTTACCGCGCTTTGAGCGTTTACAATCAAGCTGCAACGAAGTACATTGCATCTCAGTTTGTGCCGATTCCAGAATGGCTATATCCTCTTGCTGGTTGGTTTCTTGCACTTCAAGATTTGTACAATTTTGGAGTCAAGCACGATCATTTCATATCACCTGAAAATGAGATTTTTGAAAAACAACGTCTTGGTATTGAAGAACAGTTACAACACCAATGGGGAAATCGGGTACAAGTGTTCAAAGGCTTTTATTTCTGTCAGCCCTTTGTGCAAGAAGTTGTAGCAGATATCATTGAGCAAGGTTTTAAGAATTTGCTAATTTATCCAATGCTTGTGGTCGATTCTGCATTCACGGGCAAAATAGCTGTCGAGCAAGTTAATGAAGTTATTGCTGCAACTGCATCTGTAAATGAGCCTCAATATTCGACCTTCAAAGCAATTCGATATATTCCAGCCTTTGCGACTGAGACTGCCTACATTGATTTGATGGTACGACGGATTAAGGAAACTCTGAATCAGCTATTTGTTGGTCGCTTTTTTGAGTCTCAGATTGGGATTGTATTAACGGTTCACGGTGGCCCAGAAAAAGCGAAAGGACTGTTAACTGGGGTGATTGATGGACAAGCCCTTTATGATGGCGTGGAAGCACAGTTGCAACATCAATATCCGTTAATCTCCATCGGTTGGGTAAATCATGACACACCTTTCATCAATTGGTCACAACCCAATTTGAAACAAGCCGCAAAAAGCTTGATCGCAGCAGGTGCCCAAACCATTCTGTTTAAACCCCTCGGATGGGTAACTGAGAATTATGAAACTATTCTCGATGTCGAAGATGCGATTCAATCTTTACAGCGTCAGTATCCAACGGTAACTTACACACGGCTCGATTGTGTCAATGACGATCCTGATTTTCTGAAAATAGCCGCAGAATGGGCAAATCCTCACATTGAAGCAATGCTATCAGTGCCGCAACATCATGAGCATGTTCAAACTAAAAGACTTGATTTTGACTGA
- a CDS encoding aliphatic sulfonate ABC transporter substrate-binding protein, with translation MISRLIDFLPKCKGQNILRSLRSATCSSATYRFAIRFSIGLVLILVLPLVFNGHAVAASESGNQFQLSKSSIIQLLETVGLFMGGIIFCVILDRWFSQRSAQSSNTPLAEQARRLKQLKIGYPEGMTNLEVLRTQGLLETRLQPYGLIVTWTSFLSASSLIEALSNGTIDFCGGGGTASIFSQAADHVFVRVAKEKYTAPKGQAILVPEDSPIQTLADLKGKKIAFDKGSSAHYILVRSLAKVGLDFSDIEPVYLTQPEALPQFHRREIDAWVIWVPYTATLARSAYPGRSITDLESIFGDKTSVEVPTYYYAIPELVRDYPDLLKVILEEVNEAGTWAKKQELEAVQRLAKHHEIDPSIVEILQKHSGERAIIPIDDQSLDALQHQANIFRDLNLIPERVNVKDGTYSLQTKQNWTY, from the coding sequence ATGATTAGCCGTTTGATTGACTTTCTGCCTAAATGCAAAGGTCAAAATATCTTACGGTCGCTCAGATCAGCCACTTGTAGCTCGGCTACCTACAGGTTTGCAATTCGATTTTCCATCGGACTTGTCTTGATTTTGGTCTTGCCTCTAGTTTTTAACGGTCATGCTGTTGCTGCTTCTGAATCTGGTAATCAGTTCCAACTATCCAAAAGCTCCATAATTCAGTTACTGGAAACTGTGGGACTGTTTATGGGGGGGATAATTTTCTGTGTAATTTTGGATCGCTGGTTTTCTCAGCGTTCTGCTCAATCTAGCAACACGCCCTTAGCAGAGCAGGCGCGGCGGCTCAAGCAGCTCAAAATTGGATATCCAGAGGGGATGACAAATCTGGAAGTTCTTCGGACTCAAGGCTTGCTAGAAACGCGTTTGCAACCTTATGGGCTGATTGTCACCTGGACAAGCTTTTTATCAGCCTCTTCTCTGATAGAAGCACTTAGCAACGGGACGATTGACTTCTGCGGCGGCGGTGGTACGGCCAGCATCTTCTCTCAAGCGGCGGATCATGTATTTGTGCGGGTGGCTAAAGAAAAATATACCGCTCCCAAAGGTCAAGCAATTCTGGTGCCAGAAGATTCGCCGATTCAGACACTAGCAGACCTGAAGGGTAAAAAGATTGCTTTTGACAAAGGCTCAAGCGCACATTATATACTTGTGCGATCGCTGGCAAAAGTCGGTCTAGATTTTAGTGACATCGAGCCAGTTTATCTGACACAACCGGAGGCGCTGCCCCAATTCCACCGGCGTGAAATCGATGCTTGGGTGATTTGGGTTCCCTACACAGCTACTCTTGCCCGAAGCGCTTACCCAGGGCGATCGATTACAGACCTAGAGAGCATATTTGGTGACAAAACCTCCGTGGAAGTTCCCACTTATTACTACGCGATTCCAGAACTGGTACGCGACTATCCCGACTTGCTTAAGGTGATTTTAGAAGAGGTAAACGAAGCTGGAACTTGGGCTAAGAAACAGGAATTAGAAGCTGTTCAACGATTGGCTAAACACCATGAAATCGATCCATCCATCGTAGAAATTTTACAGAAACATAGTGGTGAACGCGCCATCATTCCGATTGACGACCAATCGCTCGATGCTCTACAGCATCAGGCAAATATATTTAGAGATTTAAATCTGATTCCTGAGCGGGTGAATGTGAAAGATGGAACCTATAGTTTGCAGACCAAGCAAAACTGGACTTATTAA
- a CDS encoding cadmium resistance transporter gives MDWLIATIKIGLATAVATTFDDNIYLTAFFSEVNRTFRPQHVVVGEILGFTALVIVSLLGFLLGLVIPSTWTGLLGILPILIGLNNLLNLNKDDSAEDKSANLKRNSKFRGFDSRKRSLWDVIRDPQTYRVSSVTIANGGNNLGIYIPLFATSSIQNLTVIVPVCYFIIFCWLFMSYNLTRLPGIALILSRYASKIFPFVLMWLGFRILVDSESYRIFLPNT, from the coding sequence ATGGATTGGTTAATTGCAACAATTAAGATTGGGCTAGCTACGGCTGTGGCAACAACATTTGATGACAATATTTATTTGACTGCTTTCTTCAGTGAGGTTAATCGGACTTTTCGTCCTCAACATGTTGTAGTTGGTGAGATTCTAGGATTCACGGCATTAGTAATAGTAAGTTTACTTGGTTTCTTACTGGGTTTAGTAATTCCGTCAACTTGGACCGGTTTACTGGGGATTCTGCCAATACTCATTGGCTTGAACAATCTACTCAACCTGAATAAGGATGACTCAGCAGAGGATAAGTCAGCCAATCTGAAAAGAAACTCTAAATTTCGAGGATTTGATTCCAGAAAGCGATCGCTCTGGGACGTAATCCGCGATCCCCAGACCTATCGCGTCTCCTCAGTAACAATTGCTAACGGCGGCAACAATCTTGGCATCTATATCCCCCTGTTTGCCACTAGCTCAATCCAAAATCTCACTGTGATCGTACCAGTTTGCTATTTTATTATTTTTTGCTGGCTGTTTATGTCCTATAATCTGACTCGTCTACCTGGTATCGCTTTGATACTCAGCCGTTATGCTAGCAAGATTTTCCCCTTCGTTCTGATGTGGCTGGGTTTCAGAATTCTGGTAGACAGCGAATCTTATCGTATTTTTCTCCCGAACACTTGA
- a CDS encoding HdeD family acid-resistance protein, whose product MRVIEPEIDEQVVSSGWTTAIAILMIVLGIIAIAFPFFASVASTLLFGWIFIFAGITQIVYAFQSRGAGKVVGKLILGLLYLLSGILVVANPFEGVLALTLVLGITIFVQGMIQVAIAFQMRRISSNWGLMLVSGIIGIIFGIFIWSNFPFNAAWLIGTFIGINLLFDGVWMLTLHSGQRRALQ is encoded by the coding sequence ATGAGAGTTATTGAGCCGGAAATTGATGAGCAAGTTGTTAGTTCTGGATGGACAACCGCGATCGCTATTCTCATGATCGTGTTGGGCATAATTGCGATTGCATTTCCTTTCTTTGCCAGCGTTGCTTCAACCTTACTGTTTGGCTGGATATTCATCTTTGCCGGAATTACTCAAATTGTTTATGCCTTTCAATCAAGAGGTGCAGGTAAAGTTGTCGGGAAGCTAATTCTAGGTCTTTTGTATCTCCTATCTGGAATTTTAGTAGTGGCAAATCCATTTGAAGGGGTGCTTGCTCTGACATTAGTCTTGGGTATTACCATTTTTGTGCAAGGCATGATTCAAGTGGCGATCGCATTTCAAATGCGCCGGATTTCATCTAACTGGGGATTAATGCTTGTAAGCGGAATCATCGGCATTATTTTCGGTATTTTCATTTGGTCTAACTTTCCATTTAACGCAGCTTGGCTGATTGGCACTTTCATTGGAATCAATCTTTTGTTCGATGGAGTTTGGATGCTAACTCTGCATTCAGGACAGCGACGCGCTTTACAGTAA
- a CDS encoding DUF6920 family protein, translating to MMTKQISVNTLWNSAISKNRVFHSDEFTHLPEAARQYLKHAIAPGTTIASAVRLQMHGEIKLKNWIPFKAEQVICWKRGLIWSATAWMNGLPIWGSDRLIDGVGAMQWKLLRIFPVMIGSGADITRSNVGRLQSESVCLPSVFCGDDVSWTITDSSHLHSSFVVQGERAELDFSIDQTGRLKTFKLSRWGNPEGAEFHDVDFGAIVDEENTFSGYTIPTRLRVGWYFGTERFESEGEFFRATIDDAIYR from the coding sequence ATGATGACTAAACAAATTTCTGTCAATACGCTATGGAATTCAGCAATATCGAAGAATCGTGTATTTCATTCAGACGAATTCACTCATCTGCCAGAAGCAGCAAGACAGTATCTCAAACACGCGATCGCTCCTGGAACTACGATCGCATCTGCGGTTCGATTGCAGATGCACGGCGAAATAAAATTGAAGAATTGGATTCCATTCAAAGCAGAGCAGGTCATTTGCTGGAAGCGTGGACTGATTTGGAGTGCTACAGCATGGATGAACGGCTTACCAATTTGGGGATCAGATCGCCTCATAGACGGCGTAGGTGCTATGCAATGGAAGCTTTTAAGAATTTTTCCGGTGATGATAGGTTCAGGCGCTGATATTACGCGATCTAATGTTGGTCGTCTTCAGTCTGAGTCAGTGTGTTTGCCATCTGTATTTTGTGGTGATGATGTGTCATGGACAATAACAGATTCATCACATTTACATTCCAGTTTTGTAGTGCAAGGCGAGAGAGCAGAACTTGATTTTAGCATTGATCAAACGGGTCGGCTCAAGACTTTCAAGCTGTCGCGCTGGGGCAATCCAGAAGGTGCTGAGTTTCATGATGTGGACTTCGGTGCAATTGTAGACGAAGAAAATACATTCTCTGGCTACACCATTCCCACCCGTCTGCGAGTTGGATGGTACTTCGGAACTGAGCGGTTTGAGTCAGAGGGCGAATTTTTCCGAGCCACAATCGATGATGCAATCTATCGGTAG
- a CDS encoding phytoene desaturase family protein has protein sequence MKPDYLIVGSGLSALVFGALMANSGKTVQILEAHEHPGGFGHTFTMAKKYTFNAQFHYVWDCGEGQTVNRVLKKLGLEQEVTFERYDSEGFDHMRMPEHTLDIPSEPEELIQRLSNLFPAHGDRIRQFVNEVEKTGTGLKRLSPPIKPIELLKHSNEVFSTVQYLNSTLQDVFDKFQLPQAAQTLLALQWPDFLLPPNQLSFYAWVILFRGYQAGAFYPTQHFEHVINSLVNVIESHGGQVLLNHEVTNFRVTDRTVTGVQAMDLTTHQTHEFTSDTVICNIDPKKAAKMIGELQFSKSVRRKLNYEYSASNYMAYCVVKDIDLREYGFGKWNLFHTGHHDLNEAFAQMYDRNDFSNPSFAITTPTLLTKVGRDWPEDCQIVEFLTVANYNYFQELRGGDRKAYNQKKQEILDSILDVVEEHYVPNFRKYMVFHITGSPTTNERFCWCPNGNSYGSSLTPRNMGMGRLNHETSLNHFYFCNASSGYPGFAATFWTGALLYQRLSGDVILG, from the coding sequence ATGAAACCGGATTACTTGATTGTCGGTAGTGGTTTATCAGCATTAGTCTTTGGCGCTTTGATGGCCAACTCTGGCAAGACTGTGCAAATTCTCGAAGCCCATGAGCATCCCGGAGGCTTTGGGCATACGTTTACAATGGCTAAGAAATATACATTTAATGCTCAATTTCACTATGTCTGGGACTGCGGGGAAGGGCAAACCGTCAATCGGGTACTCAAAAAACTAGGATTAGAGCAAGAAGTAACTTTTGAACGTTATGACTCGGAAGGCTTTGATCACATGCGAATGCCAGAGCATACGTTAGATATTCCCTCGGAGCCAGAGGAACTGATCCAGCGATTGTCTAATTTGTTTCCGGCTCATGGCGATCGCATTCGCCAATTCGTCAACGAAGTGGAAAAGACTGGTACAGGCTTGAAAAGATTATCTCCACCGATCAAGCCAATTGAACTGCTCAAACATTCAAATGAGGTATTCTCTACTGTCCAGTATCTCAACAGCACACTTCAGGATGTCTTTGACAAGTTCCAGCTACCCCAAGCTGCTCAAACCCTATTAGCCCTGCAATGGCCTGATTTTTTGCTGCCTCCAAATCAACTCTCCTTCTATGCTTGGGTTATATTGTTCCGAGGCTATCAAGCGGGCGCATTTTACCCAACCCAGCATTTTGAACATGTGATTAATTCGTTGGTCAATGTCATCGAATCACATGGGGGGCAGGTGTTGCTCAACCATGAAGTTACGAATTTTAGAGTCACAGATAGAACAGTTACGGGAGTTCAGGCGATGGATCTCACCACCCATCAAACCCATGAATTTACAAGCGACACCGTAATTTGCAATATTGACCCCAAAAAAGCCGCCAAGATGATCGGGGAATTGCAGTTTTCTAAAAGCGTGCGTCGAAAACTCAACTATGAATATTCGGCATCTAACTACATGGCTTATTGCGTCGTCAAAGATATCGACCTCCGAGAATATGGATTTGGCAAATGGAATCTCTTTCATACAGGGCATCACGATCTAAATGAAGCCTTCGCACAGATGTACGATCGCAATGACTTTTCTAATCCTAGTTTTGCCATCACAACGCCTACTTTATTGACTAAAGTGGGTCGGGACTGGCCAGAAGACTGCCAGATTGTGGAATTTCTCACCGTTGCCAATTACAACTACTTCCAAGAATTGCGGGGGGGCGATCGTAAAGCTTACAACCAGAAAAAACAAGAAATCTTAGATTCCATCCTTGATGTTGTGGAAGAACACTATGTGCCGAACTTTAGAAAATACATGGTCTTCCATATCACAGGTAGCCCTACTACCAATGAGCGTTTTTGCTGGTGTCCCAATGGGAATTCCTACGGTTCCAGTCTGACACCGCGCAATATGGGTATGGGGCGACTGAATCACGAAACCTCACTCAACCATTTCTATTTCTGCAATGCCTCATCTGGCTATCCGGGCTTTGCTGCCACTTTTTGGACAGGCGCACTGCTGTATCAAAGGTTATCGGGCGACGTGATTTTAGGCTAA